A genomic window from Neoarius graeffei isolate fNeoGra1 chromosome 5, fNeoGra1.pri, whole genome shotgun sequence includes:
- the h3f3d gene encoding H3 histone, family 3D produces the protein MARTKQTARKSTGGKAPRKQLATKAARKSAPSTGGVKKPHRYRPGTVALREIRRYQKSTELLIRKLPFQRLVREIAQDFKTDLRFQSAAIGALQEASEAYLVGLFEDTNLCAIHAKRVTIMPKDIQLARRIRGERA, from the exons ATGGCACGTACCAAGCAGACTGCACGTAAATCCACTGGAGGCAAAGCCCCGAGGAAGCAGCTGGCCACCAAAGCTGCCCGCAAAAGTGCGCCCTCTACTGGCGGAGTGAAGAAACCTCACCGATACCG CCCTGGTACTGTGGCTCTCCGAGAGATTCGTCGGTACCAGAAGTCCACAGAGCTGCTGATCCGCAAGCTGCCtttccagcggctggtgagggaaaTTGCCCAGGACTTCAAGACTGATCTTCGCTTCCAGAGCGCCGCCATCGGAGCCCTGCAG GAGGCAAGTGAGGCATACCTGGTGGGACTCTTTGAGGACACAAACCTGTGTGCCATTCATGCAAAGCGCGTCACCATCATGCCCAAGGACATCCAGCTGGCCCGAAGAATCCGTGGCGAACGTGCTTAA